CGCTCGTCGCGACGAGCACGGCGATCCAGACGGTGATCAGGTGCACCAGCGCCGTGAGCAGGGCGATCACCGGAGCAGAGCCGAAGGAGGCATGCCCTCGTCGCACCGTCGCCCAGAGGACGAGCGCGAAGACCACCACGGCCGCGACCATGCCCGACACCCCGGGCACCTGGCCAAGACCCGGAACGCCGATGATGTCCCGGTCGGTGGCGACGCTCAGCGCACCGAGACCGAAGACGGCGAGGGCGAAGAAGGCGATGGTGGCCATCACCGCCGCGAGGACAGCCGAAACCCCCGCGGACTCGGGCCCGCGGGGGTTCGGTGTGGTGGTGTTCGTGATTACCTCGACAGGGTGGGACCGGCCTCGAGGGTGCGCTCGTACTCGCGCTGCGCCTCCTCGTTCAGCTCGGTCTTGCGGGCACCGCTGCGGGCCACCCAGGCGCCGAACCAGATGGTGAGCTCGCGGGCGAAGACGAAGGCCGCGATGGCGAGCGGGGCCAACAGCTGCTCCCCCGCGACTTCGAGACCCTGCGATGCGGTGAGCTTCCAGAAGGGCGCCTCGAAGAGCTGACCCAGGATGTGCCCGGCGTAGGCGATGAGCCCGACGACGATGCCGAACACCACCCACAGGCCCCAGCGGCCGCGGTTGATGATGGCTCCGAGGAGCCAGAAGCCGAGGAAGAACACGACCACCGGGGTCCAGAACCCCCAGGTGAGCAGCGGGGCGACGAGCGCCTCGCCGATGTTCTCCCCGTTCACGTCGCCGGCGAGGGCGCCGAGGCCGAGCGTGGTGGCGAGGTAGAGCAGCGCGAAGGCGACGGTGGCGAGCAGGCCGATCGCGCCGGCGGTGCCCCGGTTGCCGCGCTCGCGCGGCGGCTCCGGTGCCTGCACGAAGATCGGCTGCGGCTGCTGCGGTGCGGCGGCCGCGCCGTTCGTGAGCGGCTCGGACGGCACGATCCTGGTGTCGGTGTCGTCGGCGTGCGACGCGTAGGCTGCGCCGGCCATGGCCGACTCCTCGTGCGCGGGAGTGCTCGGCGTGGAGTACAGCGAGGTCTCCGGCGTCGCGTACAGCGAGGTCTCCGGGGTGGCATCCCGGCGGTCGGCGTCGCGGAGGCCCGCCTCACGGCCATCGGCGTCGAAGCGGTCGCCGTCGGTGCGCGAGGGCGCCGGGGCGGCGGAGCTGAAAGTACCGGGGTGGTCCCGCTCGGCGGCCTCGAACGCGGCGAGATCGGGGTCGACGGCGGGCTCCTGACGCGTCGCGGCCTGGTCGGCCGCAGGCTCGGAGGAGGCCGCGGTGGTGTCTGCGGCGCGGGAGTCATCCGCACGTGCGTCGTCGGCGTGGCCGGGGACATCTCCGCGGGCCGCCGCCGCGGCGTC
This genomic stretch from Microbacterium sp. Nx66 harbors:
- a CDS encoding ABC transporter: MSDPEARQPEKSNDVDDVVGSANAGLDAAAAARGDVPGHADDARADDSRAADTTAASSEPAADQAATRQEPAVDPDLAAFEAAERDHPGTFSSAAPAPSRTDGDRFDADGREAGLRDADRRDATPETSLYATPETSLYSTPSTPAHEESAMAGAAYASHADDTDTRIVPSEPLTNGAAAAPQQPQPIFVQAPEPPRERGNRGTAGAIGLLATVAFALLYLATTLGLGALAGDVNGENIGEALVAPLLTWGFWTPVVVFFLGFWLLGAIINRGRWGLWVVFGIVVGLIAYAGHILGQLFEAPFWKLTASQGLEVAGEQLLAPLAIAAFVFARELTIWFGAWVARSGARKTELNEEAQREYERTLEAGPTLSR